One window from the genome of Spiractinospora alimapuensis encodes:
- a CDS encoding GNAT family N-acetyltransferase, with translation MDVIDVNGDEFTVRRATAEDVTSLVALLRDDVLGAGRENADSSAYERAFQAIDQDPNQFLAVVRDAYGALAGTMQLTLIPGLSRGGATRLQIEAVRLASTARGTGLGSRLFDWAHDFGRRNGATLAQLTTDKTRVDARRFYDRLGYTATHEGLKLAL, from the coding sequence ATGGACGTTATCGATGTCAACGGCGACGAGTTCACCGTGCGGCGCGCCACCGCCGAGGACGTGACCTCCTTGGTCGCTCTGCTCCGGGACGACGTGCTCGGAGCGGGACGCGAGAACGCGGACTCCAGCGCCTATGAACGGGCGTTCCAGGCCATCGACCAAGACCCCAACCAGTTCCTCGCTGTCGTCCGCGACGCCTACGGTGCACTGGCCGGAACGATGCAGCTCACCCTGATCCCCGGATTGTCCCGGGGCGGTGCGACCCGCCTGCAGATCGAGGCGGTGCGCCTGGCCAGCACGGCCCGGGGAACAGGCCTGGGATCGCGGCTCTTCGACTGGGCCCACGACTTCGGACGCCGCAACGGCGCCACACTCGCCCAACTGACGACGGACAAGACCCGCGTCGACGCGCGACGGTTCTACGACCGCCTGGGCTACACCGCCACGCACGAGGGCCTCAAACTGGCCCTGTAA
- a CDS encoding alanyl-tRNA editing protein, with the protein MGVPGHTTRNAPAELARTELFAVDAYLADFDATVVAADHDQGRVALARTAFFPGGGGQPHDVGTLRWDGGSAPVTKVKRDGEHLWHWVDAPEVPTVGTEVAGSIDWPRRHLTMRTHTALHILCGVLWSEFQLPVTGGNMEPGKGRLDFPLEGITTEFGSLLERRINDEIERAREIVVDFVGRDDADSDPALIRTAANLIPREIDPLRVIDIVGLDKQADGGTHVVSTAEVRRVVVTKTESKGKANKRVRLEVTDHD; encoded by the coding sequence ATGGGAGTCCCGGGTCACACCACACGCAACGCACCGGCCGAGCTGGCACGCACCGAGCTGTTCGCCGTGGACGCCTACCTCGCCGACTTCGACGCGACCGTCGTGGCGGCCGACCACGACCAGGGGCGGGTCGCGTTGGCGCGCACGGCCTTCTTTCCCGGGGGCGGTGGGCAACCGCACGACGTCGGAACCCTGCGCTGGGACGGCGGATCGGCCCCCGTCACCAAGGTCAAGCGGGACGGGGAACACCTGTGGCACTGGGTGGACGCTCCCGAGGTGCCCACGGTCGGCACCGAGGTCGCCGGGTCCATCGACTGGCCGCGACGCCACCTGACGATGCGGACCCACACCGCCCTGCACATCCTCTGCGGCGTGCTCTGGAGCGAGTTCCAGCTTCCCGTGACGGGCGGCAACATGGAGCCCGGGAAGGGGCGCCTGGACTTCCCACTGGAGGGAATCACCACCGAGTTCGGCTCGCTCCTCGAACGCCGCATCAACGACGAGATCGAGCGGGCGCGCGAGATCGTCGTGGACTTCGTGGGCCGCGACGACGCCGACAGCGACCCCGCCCTCATCCGCACCGCGGCGAACCTCATCCCGAGGGAGATCGACCCGCTACGAGTGATCGACATCGTTGGGCTGGACAAACAGGCCGACGGCGGAACCCACGTCGTCAGCACGGCCGAGGTGCGACGCGTGGTCGTGACGAAGACCGAGTCCAAGGGCAAGGCCAACAAGCGCGTGCGTCTGGAGGTCACCGACCACGACTGA
- a CDS encoding TetR/AcrR family transcriptional regulator: MARPRTFDEDAVLDAAADEFRVHGFADTSTERLCVATGVRRSSLYNAFVSKEELFVRALERYTRTTRQRQAEALEVDGSGGDRVRALVELVLNEERIAARDGHAAGCMVVHTLMSPEVRERDPRVARILDDDVERRLGAIADALRIGQSDGSVRADVDPREGALLLTTLIAGLRVTAQAGTDPEVLQRVAESGLGALLS; encoded by the coding sequence ATGGCGAGACCACGAACGTTCGACGAAGACGCCGTCCTGGACGCGGCGGCCGACGAGTTCCGAGTCCACGGATTCGCGGATACGTCGACCGAGCGGCTCTGCGTCGCGACCGGGGTGCGTCGGAGCAGCCTGTACAACGCCTTCGTCTCCAAGGAGGAGCTGTTCGTGCGCGCTCTGGAGCGTTACACGAGGACCACCCGTCAACGCCAGGCCGAGGCCCTCGAGGTCGACGGTAGCGGGGGGGACCGCGTTCGCGCGCTGGTCGAGCTCGTGCTCAACGAGGAGCGGATCGCCGCGCGCGACGGACACGCGGCGGGTTGCATGGTCGTCCACACGTTGATGTCGCCCGAGGTGAGGGAGCGGGACCCACGCGTCGCCCGAATCCTGGACGACGATGTCGAGCGACGCCTCGGTGCGATCGCCGACGCCCTCAGGATTGGTCAGAGTGACGGCTCGGTGCGCGCCGACGTCGACCCGCGCGAGGGTGCGCTCCTGCTGACGACCCTCATCGCGGGCTTGCGGGTCACGGCCCAGGCGGGCACCGACCCCGAGGTGCTCCAGCGCGTGGCCGAGAGCGGCCTCGGGGCCCTCCTGTCCTGA
- a CDS encoding tetratricopeptide repeat protein, protein MTDDSRRGRTNPSGRGDGPRSGGTGRGRGDSGASGDQGHRRGRPDGDKGGRGGRDGRRGGGPASRGGRGGDRQGRRDHQRPDTERRAKDPDQPPVPESVTAQELDAEIRQELITLPKTLADHIARHLVMVGTYLDEDPERAHLHAVYARKKASRVGAVREASGLAAYRVGNWQEALADLRAARRMSGRDNLRAVMADCERGLGRPERALELVHSAELANRPDEERVELRIVAAGARRDLGEPEAALVELNGPELQERRARPWAARLFYVYADVLLELGRDKDAREFFAKASAVDAEGVTDADERLAELEGLHIVESDGDITWTDAEAPDA, encoded by the coding sequence ATGACTGACGACTCACGGCGCGGCCGAACCAACCCATCCGGCCGGGGCGACGGACCGCGATCCGGTGGGACTGGCCGCGGCCGCGGTGACAGCGGCGCGTCGGGCGATCAGGGGCATCGGCGCGGTCGGCCCGATGGGGACAAGGGCGGACGCGGCGGCCGGGACGGCCGCCGGGGCGGCGGTCCCGCCTCGCGTGGGGGGCGCGGTGGTGACCGCCAAGGGCGACGGGACCACCAGCGTCCCGACACCGAGCGGCGGGCCAAGGACCCCGACCAGCCGCCGGTCCCCGAGAGCGTCACCGCGCAGGAACTCGACGCGGAGATCCGTCAGGAACTCATCACCCTGCCCAAGACCCTGGCCGACCACATCGCCCGTCACCTGGTGATGGTCGGCACCTACCTGGACGAGGACCCCGAGCGCGCGCACCTGCACGCCGTCTACGCGCGCAAGAAGGCGTCCCGGGTCGGAGCCGTGCGCGAGGCGTCCGGCCTCGCCGCATACCGCGTCGGCAACTGGCAGGAGGCCCTGGCGGACCTGCGGGCCGCACGCCGTATGTCCGGACGCGACAACCTGCGCGCCGTGATGGCGGACTGCGAGCGCGGCCTGGGCCGTCCCGAGCGGGCGCTCGAACTGGTTCACTCCGCCGAGCTCGCGAACCGCCCCGACGAGGAACGCGTCGAGTTGCGCATCGTCGCGGCGGGCGCACGCCGGGACCTGGGCGAACCCGAGGCGGCACTGGTCGAGCTCAACGGCCCGGAACTCCAGGAACGCCGCGCCCGCCCCTGGGCCGCGCGCCTGTTCTACGTCTACGCCGACGTCCTGCTCGAGCTCGGTCGGGACAAGGACGCACGCGAGTTCTTCGCGAAGGCCTCCGCCGTGGACGCCGAAGGCGTCACCGACGCCGACGAACGCCTCGCCGAACTCGAGGGTCTCCACATCGTCGAAAGCGATGGCGACATCACCTGGACCGACGCCGAAGCCCCCGACGCCTGA
- a CDS encoding ester cyclase encodes MSNTGTNAELYRRWLADLWNGDLDTLEHIAAELVTPDFVGHWPGRPASVRGPEALAATIREGRLPFAPLTFTPVVGPVIDDTLVAARWAGRGTYAGGDHAIPGVTAPAGTPVEFHGHDILRVRDGRFVEYWSVSEGEHLMNQLSAH; translated from the coding sequence ATGTCGAACACAGGTACTAATGCGGAACTCTACCGGCGTTGGTTGGCGGATCTCTGGAACGGTGACCTCGACACCCTGGAGCACATCGCCGCCGAACTCGTCACCCCGGACTTCGTCGGCCACTGGCCCGGACGCCCGGCGTCCGTCCGAGGCCCCGAGGCCCTGGCCGCGACCATCCGCGAGGGGCGACTCCCCTTCGCTCCGTTGACCTTCACACCGGTGGTCGGCCCCGTCATCGACGACACCCTCGTCGCCGCCCGCTGGGCGGGTCGCGGCACCTACGCCGGCGGGGACCACGCGATCCCCGGAGTCACCGCCCCCGCGGGTACCCCCGTGGAGTTCCACGGCCACGACATCCTCCGCGTGCGCGACGGGCGGTTCGTCGAGTACTGGAGCGTCTCCGAGGGAGAACACCTCATGAACCAGCTCTCCGCCCACTGA
- a CDS encoding MerR family DNA-binding transcriptional regulator has translation MDLARRAGISTQQVRNYVALGLLPAVERTPTGYRLFTAHHAEAITLVRTMLEGHGWTRTPGIMRAVHAGDVATALSLLDQSHAALHEERREIAEVLSALDVLVVDPELGPVHSGRPARIGEVAAVTGVRTSALRLWEYHGLLRPVRTPQNRYRMFDAREQRLARVVALLRRADYPLPIVRAIVAELRATGNPERVRAELAKREQELDTRSRSRLRASAALSHYLEGHNPAVDAHGEGRTHVVVPAPGCPTREDDQEE, from the coding sequence GTGGATCTCGCGCGCCGGGCCGGGATCTCCACCCAACAGGTACGCAACTACGTGGCGCTGGGCCTGCTCCCCGCCGTGGAACGCACCCCCACCGGCTACCGCCTGTTCACCGCTCACCACGCCGAGGCCATCACCCTGGTCCGCACCATGTTGGAGGGGCACGGCTGGACACGGACCCCGGGAATCATGCGGGCGGTCCACGCCGGCGACGTCGCCACGGCGCTGTCCCTGCTGGACCAGAGCCACGCGGCGTTGCACGAGGAGCGCCGCGAGATCGCCGAGGTGCTCAGCGCGCTGGACGTCCTCGTGGTCGACCCTGAGCTGGGCCCGGTGCACAGCGGCCGGCCCGCGCGTATCGGCGAGGTCGCGGCGGTGACCGGCGTGCGGACGTCGGCGCTGCGGTTGTGGGAGTACCACGGTCTACTCCGACCGGTCCGCACACCACAGAACCGCTACCGGATGTTCGACGCCAGGGAACAACGTCTGGCGCGCGTGGTCGCCCTGCTGCGGCGCGCCGACTACCCACTACCGATCGTCCGGGCGATCGTCGCGGAGCTGCGCGCCACCGGGAATCCGGAACGCGTCCGGGCGGAACTCGCCAAACGCGAACAGGAACTGGACACCCGAAGCCGCAGTCGCCTGCGCGCCTCCGCGGCGCTGAGTCACTACCTGGAGGGACACAACCCCGCGGTGGACGCCCATGGCGAAGGTCGAACCCACGTCGTCGTGCCCGCACCCGGATGCCCGACGCGCGAGGACGACCAGGAAGAATGA
- a CDS encoding GNAT family N-acetyltransferase, producing MAYSIRSWTPDDCTLVSAIATVVAPHFVSTPEVIRWSVESTPAVARQTALVAADGGDVLGFVRAQHDWESDSDTLGVIDLAVDPAHRAMGAGTRLLEAAEDHLRSQGVRTVELWVEAASAAWAEARGYRRQRTASQQWLDLREELPPVPDRPEGLEVRPFAQVGAVSRTVWELDLEASSDEPGSGTAGFGYEEWRERWKDHPALDPELSLVVFSGDVPAGHTTAFVDGHRYRSGLTGVRRAFRGRGYAKYVKAVSLHAARDRGIREATTGNDSTNDPMLAVNRWLGYRPRITEVELRRDLD from the coding sequence ATGGCCTACTCCATTCGTTCCTGGACACCGGACGACTGCACGCTCGTCAGCGCCATCGCGACCGTGGTGGCTCCGCACTTCGTCTCCACGCCGGAGGTCATCCGGTGGAGCGTGGAGTCCACCCCGGCGGTGGCACGGCAGACGGCCCTCGTCGCCGCGGACGGAGGCGACGTCCTCGGGTTCGTCCGTGCCCAACACGACTGGGAGTCCGACTCCGACACCCTGGGCGTGATCGACCTCGCCGTCGACCCCGCCCACCGGGCGATGGGCGCCGGCACTCGGCTCCTCGAAGCCGCCGAGGACCATCTGCGCTCCCAGGGTGTGCGCACGGTGGAGCTGTGGGTGGAGGCCGCGTCGGCCGCGTGGGCCGAGGCCCGGGGCTATCGGCGCCAGCGCACCGCGTCCCAGCAGTGGTTGGATCTCCGCGAGGAGTTGCCGCCGGTCCCCGACCGACCCGAGGGTCTGGAGGTCCGCCCGTTCGCACAGGTCGGCGCCGTCTCACGCACCGTCTGGGAACTGGACCTGGAGGCGAGTTCCGACGAGCCGGGATCCGGCACCGCGGGATTCGGCTACGAGGAGTGGCGGGAGCGATGGAAGGATCACCCCGCACTGGACCCCGAGCTGAGTCTGGTCGTGTTCAGCGGCGACGTCCCGGCGGGACACACCACGGCGTTCGTGGACGGCCACCGCTACCGGTCCGGCCTCACCGGCGTACGGCGCGCGTTCCGTGGTCGCGGCTACGCCAAGTACGTCAAGGCCGTGTCGCTGCACGCGGCACGGGACCGTGGCATACGCGAGGCGACCACCGGCAACGACTCCACCAACGATCCCATGCTCGCGGTGAACCGCTGGCTTGGCTACCGGCCGAGAATCACCGAGGTGGAACTGCGCCGCGACCTCGACTGA
- a CDS encoding MFS transporter yields the protein MPRSVYALALGVFTVVTSEFAVAGLMPQLAVGLETTVSEIGYLVAVFALAMAVGGPPIAGAMLRLSGRTSLLILLGGFILGNLVAAVATDYWVMVLARLVTGASSGAFFGVAVTLAGTLVPVGQRVRAIGTTMQGLMLGTTLGLPFATWLGGQWGWRWAFGAIVLLAVSVALVILRLVPRVATNAGGSMRGELGVFRSVRLWGTLTTSTLVIAATFAAFSYFTPVLNDVTGMPLSSVPWLLMMYGGATVLGNAVVARLASGNPLLVLAAGISLNAAFLTVFAVAAGTPWLAIPAMMGIGLVGVTMNPALVNRVHRGERRNARQHRARIHDHPWRDARVHGGRSRHRGRRPAGSVVDRCGPGGPRARHAHPGPAPPRRRYRPRAGVHRRQRTPRRRRGGSRALTATGPWRGRGPTGRSVTGPV from the coding sequence GTGCCCCGATCGGTATATGCCCTCGCGTTGGGCGTCTTCACAGTGGTGACGAGCGAGTTCGCGGTCGCCGGACTAATGCCCCAGCTGGCCGTCGGCCTCGAGACGACGGTGTCGGAGATCGGGTACCTGGTCGCGGTCTTCGCCCTGGCGATGGCCGTGGGCGGGCCACCGATCGCCGGCGCGATGCTCCGTCTGTCAGGCCGGACCTCGCTCTTGATACTGCTCGGGGGGTTCATCCTCGGCAATCTGGTCGCGGCGGTCGCCACCGACTACTGGGTGATGGTGCTGGCGCGTCTCGTCACCGGGGCCTCGTCGGGCGCGTTCTTCGGCGTGGCCGTGACGCTCGCCGGCACATTGGTTCCCGTCGGCCAGCGAGTGCGCGCGATCGGGACGACGATGCAGGGCCTGATGCTAGGCACGACGCTCGGGTTGCCGTTCGCCACGTGGCTCGGCGGGCAGTGGGGGTGGCGGTGGGCGTTCGGGGCGATCGTCCTGCTCGCGGTGAGCGTGGCTCTGGTCATCCTTCGGCTCGTTCCTCGCGTGGCGACGAACGCCGGCGGCTCGATGCGTGGCGAACTCGGCGTCTTCCGGTCGGTTCGACTCTGGGGCACGCTGACGACGTCCACGCTGGTGATCGCGGCGACGTTCGCGGCGTTCTCCTACTTCACTCCGGTGCTCAACGACGTGACCGGCATGCCGCTGAGCTCAGTCCCCTGGCTCCTCATGATGTACGGAGGGGCGACCGTGCTGGGCAACGCCGTCGTGGCGCGTCTCGCGTCGGGGAACCCACTGCTCGTCCTGGCCGCCGGGATCTCCCTGAACGCGGCGTTCCTGACGGTGTTCGCGGTCGCTGCGGGCACACCATGGCTGGCGATCCCCGCGATGATGGGGATCGGATTGGTCGGCGTCACCATGAACCCGGCGCTGGTCAATCGGGTGCATCGTGGGGAACGCCGGAACGCTCGTCAACACCGTGCACGGATCCATGATCACCCTTGGCGTGATGCTCGGGTCCACGGTGGGCGGAGTCGGCATCGAGGTCGCCGGCCTGCGGGCTCCGTTGTGGATCGGTGTGGGCCTGGCGGTCCTCGCGCTCGTCACGCTCATCCCGGACCGGCGCCCCCGCGCCGTCGGTACCGTCCCAGGGCCGGTGTCCACCGACGCCAACGGACACCCAGACGCCGCAGGGGAGGGTCGCGTGCGCTGACCGCGACCGGGCCATGGCGGGGACGCGGTCCGACGGGCCGGTCGGTTACAGGGCCAGTTTGA